One Prochlorococcus marinus XMU1408 genomic window carries:
- a CDS encoding exodeoxyribonuclease V subunit gamma, translating into MLTIYRSNKAEWLAEILGHELRLNPPEITEEVNIIVSTWPSSRWLSEQISLINNINALVNYPFPGTYLKRLVKRVIGIDPNEKDPWEKNHLVWDILEFLPELIKREEAQVIRSWLAKSEKENEQINMNSWDLANNIAEIFDDYILYRPEIIKQWLSKNKKNVSRDIRVNKNILWQETLFKLLHEKINKDPFCIQAEKAINSLKKGKIYKKDYPKNLYIYGLSSLAPLQIDLIQAFSKVINIKIYLISPCNDLWQRCETRRLRFRNTWNTPPDRQWLLESPRLEAFLGRMGAEFQQLLEGSGEYQLGERNEEDIFSLTADITSNKGNKPNILEQLQQELLFTKSENVLTKEKSDKSLLFLKSPGKYRQVELIRDHILQLFANNKKLQPRDVLIMTPQIDSYKAIFASVFNNIDHNTTQLPWVITDRSQEDKVGLIHFVLNLLEISASRLTASVFENLLTNPALQKQQNISIEEVSDISKSLQSAGFTWGLDSSERFGEETHSLCWCLERFLLGLVLPDDPINGIRSISPYSENISNIEFIKAWGILSKLCNYIDDLRSKRSCKEWIKLITLLVKDLFGDGGEWAWEEQQLLTIVNNWGLITDKCELEIDCLVVKDIITKALSCTNAKFGHRTGKITISALEPMRAIPHQIIILMGLESGTFPRIDNRKSFNLLERKRELGDPNQYDKDRYSLLEALISTRQNLLLAWNSKDEKTGEDIEPPSPIQQWLNYLKIKLGANMFKDILIEPPANPLDQFNFIKTKDSQIMSCDNKNLEAREWLEKAIPTKKVALALPINWEEAKGIKLKSISFEQTKEWLLNPQTTWLRENDIQSKEFVNLIQDNDLLELSELERYQLLKYRLENSDISKVNDIKNNKNYWKETFSGKGVFPPKGSGIIEEELLEERWNNLLSAVYATGEITKRSIELQELETDFYFSGKNLIQIEIGSLKYKNLMNGWLNHLYLSANSSFNSKTLIISKKIDHRKNINFGVSKKILPINTQEATKILKEISVLAAAGRKNCWPIPPESGLAYAIAKNEQNKDEEDLFKKKWEGDVYIEGEREALKMELCFGKECNASTFLDVESFHEVLMSLYEPLLKNTN; encoded by the coding sequence TTGCTAACAATTTATCGAAGCAATAAAGCTGAATGGTTAGCGGAAATACTAGGACACGAACTCCGATTAAATCCTCCTGAAATAACAGAAGAAGTTAACATTATTGTGAGTACATGGCCATCAAGCAGATGGCTAAGTGAACAAATTTCACTCATTAACAATATCAATGCATTAGTTAACTACCCTTTCCCTGGAACATATTTAAAAAGGTTAGTTAAGAGAGTTATTGGTATTGATCCTAATGAAAAAGATCCATGGGAAAAGAATCATCTTGTTTGGGATATTTTAGAGTTTTTACCAGAATTAATAAAAAGAGAAGAAGCACAGGTAATTAGATCTTGGCTGGCAAAAAGCGAAAAAGAAAATGAGCAAATTAATATGAATTCATGGGATCTAGCGAACAATATTGCAGAAATCTTTGATGATTACATACTCTATAGACCTGAGATTATCAAGCAATGGTTAAGCAAGAATAAAAAGAACGTCTCTAGAGACATTAGAGTTAACAAAAATATCCTTTGGCAAGAAACACTATTCAAGTTATTACATGAAAAGATTAATAAAGACCCGTTCTGTATTCAAGCCGAAAAAGCTATTAACTCATTAAAGAAAGGTAAAATTTATAAAAAAGATTATCCCAAAAATCTATATATTTATGGTCTTAGCAGCCTGGCACCATTGCAAATAGATTTAATTCAGGCATTCTCAAAAGTAATAAATATAAAAATTTATCTGATTTCCCCTTGTAATGATCTATGGCAAAGGTGCGAAACAAGAAGACTGCGATTTAGAAACACATGGAATACACCTCCTGACAGGCAATGGTTACTAGAATCTCCGAGACTTGAGGCCTTCCTCGGTCGGATGGGTGCTGAATTTCAACAGTTGCTAGAGGGGAGTGGAGAATATCAATTGGGAGAAAGAAATGAAGAAGATATTTTTTCTCTTACAGCAGATATCACCTCTAATAAAGGCAACAAACCAAACATATTAGAACAATTACAACAAGAATTATTATTTACAAAAAGTGAAAATGTTTTAACTAAAGAGAAATCTGACAAATCACTACTTTTCCTTAAATCTCCGGGGAAGTATCGCCAAGTCGAATTAATACGAGACCATATATTGCAGCTCTTTGCTAATAACAAGAAGCTACAACCTAGAGATGTTTTAATAATGACACCTCAAATTGATAGCTATAAAGCAATATTTGCCTCAGTATTTAACAATATAGATCACAACACTACTCAACTACCCTGGGTAATCACAGATAGAAGTCAAGAGGATAAAGTAGGTTTAATACATTTTGTGCTAAATCTTTTAGAGATTTCGGCTTCACGTCTAACTGCATCAGTTTTCGAAAACCTATTAACAAATCCAGCATTACAAAAACAACAGAATATAAGTATTGAAGAGGTGAGTGATATAAGCAAAAGCCTTCAATCCGCCGGCTTTACTTGGGGACTTGATTCATCAGAAAGATTTGGAGAAGAAACTCATAGCCTATGTTGGTGTTTAGAAAGATTCCTACTTGGTCTGGTTTTACCAGACGATCCAATTAATGGTATTAGAAGTATCTCCCCATATTCCGAGAATATTTCAAATATAGAATTTATAAAAGCCTGGGGCATACTCTCAAAACTTTGCAATTACATCGATGATCTCCGCAGTAAACGCTCATGCAAAGAATGGATAAAACTTATAACATTACTCGTAAAGGATTTATTTGGGGATGGTGGGGAATGGGCATGGGAAGAACAACAACTACTAACTATTGTTAATAATTGGGGTCTCATAACAGATAAATGTGAACTAGAGATTGATTGTTTAGTAGTCAAAGACATTATTACCAAAGCATTAAGTTGTACAAATGCTAAATTTGGTCATAGAACAGGAAAAATTACGATCAGTGCCTTAGAACCGATGAGAGCCATCCCTCATCAAATCATCATCTTAATGGGACTAGAAAGTGGAACATTTCCAAGAATAGATAATAGAAAAAGTTTTAATCTTCTAGAAAGGAAAAGAGAACTTGGAGACCCTAATCAATATGACAAAGACCGCTATTCATTGTTAGAAGCTTTAATCTCAACTCGTCAAAATCTATTACTCGCTTGGAATTCCAAAGATGAAAAGACAGGAGAAGATATTGAACCTCCAAGTCCTATTCAACAATGGCTGAATTACTTAAAAATCAAATTAGGAGCCAACATGTTTAAAGATATTCTCATTGAGCCACCAGCAAATCCTCTTGATCAATTCAACTTTATAAAAACCAAAGATTCACAAATCATGAGTTGTGATAATAAGAATCTAGAGGCTAGAGAATGGCTTGAAAAAGCAATACCGACAAAAAAGGTCGCACTTGCATTACCAATAAATTGGGAAGAAGCAAAAGGAATAAAATTAAAATCTATTTCCTTCGAACAAACAAAAGAATGGTTACTCAATCCACAAACAACATGGTTAAGAGAGAATGATATTCAATCAAAAGAATTTGTAAATCTTATTCAAGACAATGATTTACTCGAACTTTCAGAGTTAGAAAGATATCAACTTCTTAAATATCGACTAGAAAATAGTGATATCAGCAAAGTCAACGATATTAAAAATAATAAAAATTACTGGAAAGAGACTTTTTCTGGCAAAGGTGTTTTCCCTCCAAAAGGCTCTGGAATAATAGAGGAAGAGCTTCTTGAGGAGAGATGGAATAATTTATTATCAGCAGTCTATGCTACCGGTGAAATCACGAAAAGGAGTATAGAGTTGCAAGAGCTAGAGACTGATTTTTATTTTAGTGGCAAGAATTTAATACAGATTGAAATTGGAAGTTTAAAATATAAAAATCTTATGAATGGATGGCTAAATCATTTATATCTATCTGCAAATAGTTCATTTAACTCTAAAACACTTATAATATCTAAAAAAATAGACCATAGAAAAAATATAAATTTTGGAGTAAGCAAGAAAATATTGCCAATTAATACCCAGGAAGCAACTAAAATCCTAAAAGAAATCAGTGTATTAGCAGCCGCAGGAAGAAAAAATTGTTGGCCCATACCACCAGAGAGTGGACTGGCCTATGCTATTGCTAAAAACGAACAGAATAAGGATGAGGAAGATTTATTTAAAAAGAAATGGGAAGGTGATGTTTACATAGAAGGAGAGCGAGAAGCATTAAAAATGGAACTTTGCTTTGGTAAAGAGTGCAATGCCTCTACTTTTTTAGACGTTGAATCATTTCATGAGGTATTAATGAGTCTATACGAACCACTTCTAAAAAATACCAACTAA
- a CDS encoding pyridoxine 5'-phosphate synthase: MASLGVNIDHIANVREARKTFEPDPVTMALLAELGGADGITVHLREDRRHIQDRDLNLLKETVHTRLNLEMAATEEMTSIAINTKPDMVTLVPEKREEVTTEGGLNVIQNKAKLKEIIHRLSDENIPVSIFVDPVQEQLENCAEIKAGWIELHTGKYAITKNNARILELSILKESTAKAKSYGLRVNAGHGLTYQNVEQIAAIEGIEELNIGHTIISRALAVGLSQAVKEMKSLIINPRKDIHFI, encoded by the coding sequence ATGGCAAGTCTTGGCGTAAACATTGATCACATAGCAAATGTACGAGAAGCTCGTAAGACATTTGAACCTGATCCAGTAACAATGGCTCTATTGGCGGAGTTAGGGGGAGCTGACGGAATCACAGTCCACCTTAGGGAAGACAGAAGGCATATTCAGGATAGAGATCTAAATCTTTTAAAAGAAACTGTACATACTCGTCTAAATCTAGAAATGGCTGCTACTGAAGAAATGACTTCAATAGCCATCAATACAAAGCCTGACATGGTTACATTAGTTCCAGAAAAAAGAGAAGAAGTTACTACAGAAGGAGGACTTAATGTCATCCAAAACAAAGCAAAGCTAAAAGAAATAATCCATCGCCTATCAGATGAAAATATTCCAGTCAGTATTTTTGTTGATCCAGTTCAAGAACAATTGGAAAATTGCGCAGAAATAAAAGCAGGTTGGATTGAACTTCACACGGGTAAATATGCAATCACAAAAAATAATGCAAGAATTTTGGAATTATCCATTCTTAAAGAAAGCACAGCCAAAGCAAAGTCCTATGGTTTAAGAGTAAACGCAGGGCATGGACTGACATATCAAAACGTTGAACAGATTGCAGCTATTGAAGGGATTGAAGAATTAAATATTGGCCATACAATTATTTCTAGAGCCTTAGCAGTTGGTCTATCTCAGGCGGTAAAAGAAATGAAAAGTCTAATTATCAATCCTAGGAAAGACATTCACTTCATATGA
- a CDS encoding UvrD-helicase domain-containing protein, whose protein sequence is MNNVNLFQANKYPLTNGMRLIEASAGTGKTFSLSHLFLRLLTEKEYSINEILVVSFTEATASEIKAKIIERLILALKIIESKYTNVKQYKVDKVLNEWVELNITSKDRALHFASLLLEALERIDNADITTIHGFCSKTLRREAIENGNNVNPTIEKDSNSLINEIVEEYWKKEILEIDISELKGIFKTNFNRKNLIQVLNALDNDVNNIFKHTFNELKIDESLSNQLNNYIQSLWIDFRTIWKEKGKELENSFIDIAKNLKSQGIADTKPYSSKPRKNRHELLSNWIEEYKEKKRPSYEDIQKQDLINKYFHPKNLYQLDAKYKIDLCSKDIKPILDIIGDLYDSPGEFVWEHALLWTKRELKERKSKKGMINYSDLLKSLDPKNLNSNKIKNEDNSNDVYKNLKLRYKVALIDEFQDTDQVQLRLLNEAFGNRSTHLLLMIGDPKQAIYSFRGGSLNTYMKARETCDRIDLMNANYRSTKSLILILNKLFLDGLIRSNLSTQELNPCSQEDLLKLKGIKEPFKIINLIDNNQKDKKQSVKLESKSKIENKIPKILGSYLLELLSNNSKDINPSDICILVNRHDQAKNIHTYLSKINIPSQLSSNENIFTREGAQILQIFINCIVSPYNQQKLSLLACSELMQWKKEKLSESKTNGDFDSLSSKFNELAKLFPKVGLLGCLSNFLEGKSIADLSNRGTLLGDLYQSSQLVDEQIHRQKFSAMRASQWLSSQRFQTTEPIPEEYQPNSAISNSAVNIITIHKSKGLQFKIVICPYLWQKPPDKKSHLWKHNQNLFISKKYKWHKKYNSYQDLIKKESLNEAERLAYVALTRAKKQLIILWAKAAGQEGNPLSGFLFGSKSINLNIEDCTKEMMEHSFKERELKVDIQDIKLIEANRTWTQPKNEVKLSLGASPKHQFENSWGRYSFSRWITQQNNESIVKNFSDELNEDLAFKDQIEFLSSKKIDQILIGKDQSFDTLEDHTWSKESPIGDFPRGPIAGTCLHKILERVDFNDIENQLKISSIIKEELNIVNINNSFIEPINILLKRIANIPLGGPLGKFKMKNLNPKSSIKELKFDIPICHKTNPIHTLDLLSIFKEDAQKKYGSDYINKLMNLNIYSNGFLTGSIDQVFADNPNHEIAKWWVLDWKSNWIGSPLTKEGDLSCGPINYSISRMDEEMYHHHYPLQAHIYLLALHRFLNWRLPNYSPQKHLGGYIYVFLRGIPDNRDLEKMNYPQRTPGLIIEPAPLKRIKKLDLLIKKQNK, encoded by the coding sequence ATGAATAATGTAAACTTATTTCAAGCAAATAAATATCCTTTAACAAATGGTATGCGCCTAATTGAAGCGAGTGCTGGAACTGGAAAAACATTCTCTCTATCTCATCTTTTCTTAAGGTTGTTAACAGAAAAAGAATATTCGATAAACGAAATACTAGTTGTTAGCTTTACAGAAGCAACAGCCTCAGAAATAAAAGCAAAAATCATAGAAAGATTAATATTAGCATTAAAAATAATTGAATCAAAATATACCAACGTAAAGCAATATAAAGTTGACAAAGTATTAAATGAATGGGTTGAATTAAATATAACATCTAAAGATAGAGCTTTACATTTTGCTTCCCTACTTTTAGAAGCATTAGAGAGAATTGATAATGCAGATATCACAACAATTCATGGATTTTGCAGTAAAACTCTTCGTAGAGAAGCGATTGAAAATGGTAATAATGTAAACCCAACCATCGAAAAAGATTCAAATTCATTAATAAATGAAATTGTTGAAGAATATTGGAAAAAGGAAATATTAGAAATAGATATTTCAGAATTAAAAGGAATATTTAAAACAAATTTCAATCGTAAGAATTTAATTCAAGTCCTTAACGCTTTGGATAATGATGTAAATAATATTTTCAAGCACACATTTAATGAACTAAAAATAGATGAGAGTCTCTCAAATCAATTAAATAATTATATTCAATCATTATGGATAGATTTTAGAACTATTTGGAAAGAGAAGGGGAAGGAACTGGAAAATAGCTTTATAGATATTGCAAAGAATCTAAAATCTCAAGGTATTGCAGATACAAAGCCATACTCATCTAAGCCCAGAAAAAATCGTCATGAGCTTTTAAGTAATTGGATTGAGGAGTATAAAGAGAAAAAGCGGCCATCATATGAAGATATTCAAAAACAAGATCTTATAAATAAATATTTTCATCCTAAAAATCTTTACCAATTAGATGCGAAGTATAAAATTGATCTTTGCTCAAAAGACATTAAGCCAATACTTGATATTATAGGAGATTTATATGATAGTCCAGGTGAATTTGTTTGGGAACATGCTTTGTTATGGACAAAGAGAGAGCTTAAAGAAAGAAAATCTAAAAAGGGTATGATAAATTATTCTGATTTACTTAAATCACTAGATCCTAAAAATTTAAATAGTAACAAGATTAAAAATGAAGATAATTCTAATGATGTCTATAAAAACTTAAAACTTAGATATAAAGTAGCATTAATTGATGAGTTCCAAGATACAGACCAAGTCCAATTAAGATTACTAAATGAAGCCTTTGGTAACCGATCAACACATCTATTACTAATGATTGGAGATCCAAAACAAGCAATCTATAGTTTCAGAGGTGGAAGCTTAAATACATATATGAAAGCCAGAGAAACTTGTGATCGAATTGATTTGATGAATGCTAATTATAGAAGTACAAAATCTCTAATTTTAATACTTAATAAATTATTTCTAGATGGATTAATAAGATCAAATCTATCAACTCAAGAACTTAATCCGTGTTCACAAGAAGATCTACTCAAACTGAAAGGAATAAAAGAACCATTTAAGATAATAAATCTAATAGATAATAATCAAAAAGATAAAAAACAAAGCGTAAAATTAGAATCGAAAAGCAAAATAGAGAATAAAATTCCAAAAATTCTTGGATCTTATTTGTTAGAACTATTAAGCAATAATTCCAAAGATATAAACCCCTCAGATATTTGCATACTAGTCAATAGACATGATCAAGCTAAAAATATCCATACCTATTTATCAAAAATAAATATTCCTTCACAACTTTCAAGCAATGAAAATATATTTACTAGAGAAGGTGCCCAAATCCTACAGATATTCATAAACTGCATCGTCAGTCCATATAACCAACAAAAACTATCTTTACTAGCATGTTCTGAGCTAATGCAATGGAAAAAGGAAAAACTTAGTGAATCAAAAACTAATGGTGATTTTGATTCATTATCTTCGAAGTTCAATGAACTTGCTAAATTATTTCCAAAGGTCGGATTATTAGGTTGTTTATCAAACTTTCTAGAAGGAAAATCAATAGCTGACCTTTCTAATAGAGGAACTTTATTAGGTGATCTATATCAAAGCTCTCAGTTAGTAGACGAACAGATCCATCGACAGAAATTTAGTGCCATGAGAGCATCACAATGGCTTAGCAGCCAACGGTTCCAGACCACTGAACCAATACCTGAAGAATACCAACCAAACAGTGCCATTAGTAATAGCGCTGTTAATATAATAACAATCCACAAGAGTAAAGGACTTCAATTTAAAATAGTAATTTGTCCATACTTGTGGCAAAAGCCACCAGATAAAAAAAGTCATTTATGGAAACACAATCAAAATCTATTCATATCTAAAAAGTATAAATGGCATAAAAAATATAATTCTTATCAAGATTTAATTAAAAAAGAATCATTAAATGAAGCAGAGCGATTAGCTTATGTTGCGCTTACAAGAGCTAAAAAACAACTAATCATCCTGTGGGCAAAGGCTGCTGGTCAAGAAGGAAACCCTCTTTCAGGATTTTTATTTGGATCTAAATCAATAAATCTAAATATAGAAGACTGTACAAAAGAAATGATGGAACATTCATTCAAGGAAAGGGAACTAAAAGTCGATATTCAAGATATAAAGTTAATTGAAGCCAACAGAACCTGGACTCAACCTAAAAATGAAGTTAAATTATCACTTGGAGCATCTCCTAAGCATCAGTTTGAGAATAGTTGGGGAAGATATAGTTTTTCGAGATGGATAACACAACAAAACAACGAATCAATTGTAAAAAACTTTTCAGATGAGTTAAATGAAGATCTTGCATTTAAAGATCAAATTGAATTCTTATCTTCAAAAAAAATTGATCAAATATTAATAGGAAAAGATCAAAGTTTTGACACATTAGAAGATCATACTTGGTCTAAAGAAAGTCCTATTGGAGATTTCCCTCGAGGTCCCATAGCAGGTACTTGTCTTCATAAAATACTCGAAAGAGTAGATTTCAATGATATTGAAAATCAACTAAAAATTTCATCTATAATAAAGGAAGAATTAAATATAGTTAATATAAATAATTCATTTATTGAACCAATTAATATTTTATTAAAGAGAATTGCCAATATCCCTTTAGGTGGTCCTTTAGGTAAATTTAAAATGAAAAATTTAAATCCTAAAAGCTCAATCAAAGAATTAAAATTTGATATTCCAATTTGTCATAAAACAAATCCAATCCATACTCTCGATTTATTATCAATATTTAAAGAAGATGCCCAAAAAAAATATGGCTCAGATTATATAAATAAACTAATGAATCTGAATATCTATAGCAACGGTTTCTTAACCGGATCCATAGACCAAGTTTTTGCAGACAATCCAAATCATGAAATTGCTAAATGGTGGGTTTTAGATTGGAAAAGTAACTGGATAGGAAGTCCGCTAACAAAAGAGGGTGATTTATCTTGTGGCCCCATAAATTATTCAATCTCAAGAATGGATGAAGAAATGTACCATCATCACTATCCACTACAAGCCCATATATATTTACTTGCATTACATAGATTTTTAAATTGGAGACTCCCCAATTATTCACCACAAAAACATCTTGGAGGATACATTTACGTATTTTTGAGAGGAATTCCAGATAATCGAGATTTAGAAAAAATGAATTATCCTCAAAGGACTCCAGGCTTAATCATCGAACCTGCTCCTCTTAAAAGAATTAAAAAATTAGATTTATTAATAAAAAAACAAAATAAATGA
- a CDS encoding lysophospholipid acyltransferase family protein, whose protein sequence is MPLLQREKKICLGVDPFWSRLAMVATQDIALNNFFKRRIVIGAENLPLSGSVVLAPTHRSRWDALMLTMAAGRRVTHRDCRYMVTRSEMKGLQGWFLNRLGCFPIDQGRPSLPTLRYAVDLLVSRQQLVVFPEGRINRFSEPVRLKKGLIRLAQLASHKGFDIKIVPVGLAYSEVMPRFLGSASICFSKPIIISKDFNQSTSDFNIDLSRSMSSAERLALLAVGRS, encoded by the coding sequence TTGCCCCTTCTTCAGAGAGAAAAAAAAATATGCCTTGGGGTTGATCCTTTCTGGAGTCGATTAGCTATGGTAGCAACGCAAGATATTGCTTTGAATAATTTTTTCAAAAGAAGAATAGTTATTGGTGCAGAAAATTTACCTTTGAGTGGCTCTGTTGTACTCGCTCCTACTCATCGATCTAGATGGGATGCTTTGATGCTCACTATGGCTGCTGGTAGAAGAGTTACTCATAGAGACTGTCGATATATGGTCACTAGATCAGAGATGAAAGGTTTACAGGGATGGTTTTTAAACAGGTTGGGTTGTTTTCCCATTGATCAAGGAAGACCTTCTTTGCCAACTCTTAGATATGCGGTTGATTTATTGGTATCGCGTCAACAATTGGTTGTATTTCCAGAAGGTAGGATAAATCGATTTAGCGAACCAGTAAGACTTAAGAAAGGATTGATCCGCTTAGCTCAATTGGCTTCCCATAAAGGGTTCGATATAAAAATAGTTCCAGTCGGTTTAGCCTACAGTGAGGTTATGCCAAGATTTTTGGGTTCTGCTTCGATTTGTTTCTCTAAACCAATAATAATTTCAAAAGATTTTAATCAATCTACGAGTGATTTTAATATTGATCTTTCTAGAAGTATGAGTTCTGCTGAGAGATTAGCTTTGCTAGCTGTTGGTCGGAGCTAA
- the grxD gene encoding Grx4 family monothiol glutaredoxin, giving the protein MDPNTRSRIEQLINSKSIFVFMKGNKLMPQCGFSNNVVQILNSLGMSFDTFDVLSDMEIREGIKEYSNWPTIPQVYVKGEFIGGSDILISMYNSGELKEKLEISLAS; this is encoded by the coding sequence ATGGATCCCAACACTCGTTCGAGAATTGAACAATTAATTAATTCAAAATCAATATTTGTTTTTATGAAGGGCAATAAGTTGATGCCTCAATGCGGCTTCTCTAATAACGTTGTTCAAATTCTGAATTCTCTCGGTATGAGCTTTGATACTTTTGATGTGCTTTCAGATATGGAAATTCGAGAAGGTATAAAAGAATATTCAAATTGGCCGACAATACCCCAAGTTTATGTAAAAGGAGAGTTTATTGGAGGATCAGACATATTGATCAGCATGTACAACTCTGGGGAATTGAAAGAAAAACTAGAAATCTCACTAGCTTCATAA
- a CDS encoding DUF6761 family protein: MTSFDAPETIKHFQSICDACQELTSRYHSPSELRIYADGYLHSLRNCKTLGSRDQEKLEALIDRWIMDPSSFIGPDGDINNLFFQREN; this comes from the coding sequence ATGACATCTTTCGATGCTCCAGAGACGATCAAACACTTCCAATCAATTTGTGATGCTTGTCAAGAACTGACAAGTCGATACCACAGTCCATCTGAACTAAGGATCTATGCAGATGGGTATCTTCATTCTCTTAGGAATTGCAAGACATTAGGTTCACGAGATCAAGAGAAATTAGAAGCATTAATTGATAGATGGATCATGGATCCATCTAGCTTTATTGGTCCAGATGGGGATATTAACAATCTCTTTTTTCAAAGAGAAAACTAA
- a CDS encoding methyltransferase family protein, with product MKPNKSSLFKDIKTILSKWGFSKQGLINNSKGEWYLFSQMLLILLHLIPPYPKIENLEFSINAFFIIIGLATSTQGLILVIKAFIDLGANLTPLPYPMNESILIRNNSYKNVRHPLYKGLLILSLGICIFSLSLIHLFLLISLAYILKMKAIKEEERLKIKFPEYKNYIKEVPAIIKIIKYLDWRS from the coding sequence ATGAAGCCAAACAAAAGTAGTCTCTTTAAGGATATAAAAACTATCCTATCGAAGTGGGGATTTAGTAAGCAGGGGCTAATTAATAATTCAAAAGGAGAGTGGTATCTGTTTTCTCAAATGTTACTAATACTCCTACATTTAATACCTCCCTACCCAAAAATAGAGAATTTAGAGTTTTCAATAAATGCCTTTTTTATAATTATTGGTTTAGCAACATCAACTCAAGGGCTAATACTTGTTATTAAAGCATTCATAGATTTAGGTGCAAATCTTACACCGCTTCCTTATCCAATGAATGAATCGATTCTGATAAGAAATAATTCATACAAAAATGTTCGTCACCCTCTTTACAAGGGATTATTAATTCTTTCATTAGGAATATGTATTTTCTCATTGAGTTTAATACATCTATTTCTGCTCATATCACTAGCTTATATTTTAAAAATGAAAGCCATAAAAGAAGAAGAAAGATTAAAAATTAAATTTCCTGAATATAAAAACTATATCAAAGAAGTACCAGCTATTATAAAAATAATAAAGTATTTAGATTGGAGATCATAA
- a CDS encoding BolA family protein: MITAKEVTVLIKQSLPDAQIDVKDLGGGDHLEVNVVSSKFSGLSLVQQHQLVYGALKNELKTETIHALALKTSTPH; this comes from the coding sequence ATGATTACAGCCAAAGAAGTTACAGTTCTAATTAAGCAATCACTTCCAGATGCTCAAATCGATGTGAAGGATTTGGGCGGTGGGGATCATCTTGAGGTGAATGTTGTATCTTCAAAATTCTCTGGTTTATCTCTTGTACAGCAACATCAACTTGTTTATGGTGCGTTAAAAAATGAATTAAAAACCGAAACAATTCATGCTTTGGCATTGAAAACCTCAACTCCTCATTAA